The following are encoded together in the Mammaliicoccus vitulinus genome:
- the lepA gene encoding translation elongation factor 4 has product MDRTKRLERQNKIRNFSIIAHIDHGKSTLADRILENTKSVETRDMKAQLLDSMDLERERGITIKLNAVCLNYTAKDGETYILHLIDTPGHVDFTYEVSRSLAACEGAILVVDAAQGIEAQTLANVYLALDNDLELIPVINKIDLPAAEPERVKQEIEDVIGLDTSDAVLASAKANIGIEDILEKIVEMVPPPEGDPENPLQALIFDSSFDAYRGVISSIRVVEGTVKAGDKIQMMSTGKTFEVTEVGINTPKQLPVKTLSVGDVGYIVAAIKNVGDSNVGDTITLANRPAEKPLQGYKKMNPMVFCGLYPIDNSKYNDLREALERLQLNDASLEFEAETSQALGFGFRTGFLGLLHMEIIQERIEREFNIELIATAPSVVYECELTDGEKLQIDNPSQFPDPQTINRIYEPFVKATMMVPNDYVGAVMELCQKKRGNFKTMDYLDDIRVNIIYEIPLSEVVFDFFDQLKSNTKGYASFDYELIGYQESTLVKMDILLNNEKVDALSFIVHKDFAYDRGKAIVDKLKTLIPRQQFEVPVQAAIGNKIVARTNIKSMGKNVLAKCYGGDISRKRKLLEKQKAGKAKMKSVGNVEIPQDAFLAVLKMDED; this is encoded by the coding sequence ATGGACAGAACTAAACGCCTAGAGCGCCAAAATAAAATTAGAAACTTTTCAATCATTGCTCACATTGATCATGGAAAATCAACGTTAGCTGATAGAATATTGGAAAACACTAAAAGTGTAGAGACAAGAGACATGAAGGCACAGTTGTTAGACTCTATGGATCTTGAAAGAGAAAGAGGCATTACGATTAAACTTAATGCCGTTTGTTTAAACTATACAGCAAAAGATGGGGAAACTTATATTCTACATCTTATTGATACACCTGGACACGTCGACTTTACATATGAAGTTTCACGATCTTTGGCAGCATGTGAAGGTGCTATATTAGTTGTCGATGCCGCTCAAGGTATAGAAGCTCAAACTTTAGCTAATGTTTATTTAGCGCTAGATAATGATTTGGAATTAATTCCAGTTATTAATAAAATTGATTTACCTGCAGCTGAGCCTGAACGTGTTAAACAAGAAATTGAAGATGTTATCGGTTTAGACACGAGTGATGCAGTTCTTGCTAGTGCTAAGGCGAATATTGGAATTGAAGATATTTTAGAAAAAATAGTAGAAATGGTTCCACCGCCTGAAGGTGACCCTGAAAATCCTTTACAAGCACTTATATTCGATTCTTCATTTGATGCATATAGAGGTGTCATCTCATCAATAAGAGTTGTTGAAGGAACTGTTAAAGCAGGAGATAAAATTCAAATGATGTCTACTGGTAAAACTTTTGAAGTTACAGAGGTAGGTATTAACACACCTAAACAACTGCCAGTCAAAACTTTATCTGTTGGTGATGTAGGCTATATTGTAGCAGCTATCAAAAATGTTGGAGATTCAAATGTCGGTGACACGATAACGCTAGCTAACAGACCTGCTGAGAAACCATTACAAGGGTATAAGAAGATGAATCCAATGGTGTTCTGTGGTTTATATCCTATTGATAATAGTAAATATAATGATTTGAGAGAAGCTTTAGAAAGATTACAACTAAATGATGCTTCACTTGAATTTGAAGCTGAGACATCTCAAGCTTTAGGTTTCGGTTTTAGAACAGGATTTTTAGGCTTATTACACATGGAAATTATTCAAGAGAGAATAGAAAGAGAATTCAATATTGAGTTAATTGCGACTGCACCTTCAGTTGTATACGAATGTGAATTAACAGATGGAGAAAAGCTTCAAATTGATAATCCATCACAATTTCCAGATCCTCAAACAATCAATAGAATTTATGAGCCATTCGTTAAAGCGACAATGATGGTTCCTAATGACTATGTTGGTGCTGTTATGGAATTATGTCAGAAAAAACGTGGTAACTTTAAAACAATGGACTATTTAGATGATATTCGAGTTAATATTATTTATGAAATTCCGTTATCTGAAGTTGTTTTTGATTTCTTCGATCAGTTGAAGTCTAATACGAAAGGTTATGCTTCATTTGATTACGAATTGATTGGATATCAAGAAAGTACATTAGTTAAGATGGATATCTTGTTAAATAATGAAAAAGTAGATGCATTAAGTTTTATCGTTCATAAAGATTTTGCATATGATCGCGGTAAAGCAATAGTAGATAAATTAAAAACATTAATCCCAAGACAACAATTTGAAGTGCCGGTTCAAGCAGCAATTGGTAATAAAATAGTAGCACGTACAAATATTAAATCTATGGGTAAAAATGTATTAGCAAAATGTTACGGTGGAGATATTAGCCGTAAACGTAAATTGCTTGAAAAACAAAAAGCAGGTAAAGCTAAAATGAAATCAGTAGGTAATGTTGAAATACCTCAAGATGCATTCTTAGCAGTACTTAAAATGGATGAAGACTAA
- a CDS encoding DNA internalization-related competence protein ComEC/Rec2 → MLMIIFLSCMIKFQSYKIMMMSLLFIVIGYLIYPKMSLHDMESFNLSKENKVYTHTIQFGDKVLIDGDLFQANGEINGLTYKVFYTLKNEQEKMTLLKAMPFMKNCRITYNRTDILPNTNDLKFNYNEYLIQHEIAGVLKVKAFSIESCKKRSLNIIEEAQLYREVLIQKLKTLDVKNIDDIIALTLGETRYLSPERIEQLKKLGIYHLYAVSGSHVALVNVFLFRLLLRMNVKYHHSELIIFILLPLYAILTGLSPSVLRAVGVVMVYMVIKRVVNIDSLQILSITFILFVLFNPYVIFDIGFQLSYIISSFIILSIPLIKTFSMTRKTFTINMISQLSSFIILIFHFNTFQWLGFISNFIFIPLFELIIFPLVMLFLMLFIILGKVPMLLSHIIEFVFGKTLELIEALNKIPIHDLVISNLHAIFYFLILVAIIVIVVSILKLQYIKAITLFSILMLMLSIKHNHDALILEFLDIGQGDAMIAYHQDVNSVVMIDTGGKDQHHKEKWRIRNKELNYTDSVLVPDLYEKGYNQIDYLIISHPHADHMGELVNLSKKVKIKNLIINKKTWDSHALKLILNEVAHSNTHIIDSTHIKKFKIGATVYQLYNQDSENHADKNDTSIVTEIRAYNKKILTAGDATERIENHILNDLTSNYDLLKVGHHGSLTSTSYNFIYKVKPKLCVISSGRHNRYKLPHPKIVQKLENNQCKVFNTQDYGVIKVTIDKEDMNITSGLSEYNKKAYKNH, encoded by the coding sequence ATGCTCATGATCATTTTTTTGAGTTGTATGATTAAATTTCAATCATATAAAATAATGATGATGAGTTTATTATTTATCGTCATAGGTTATTTAATTTATCCTAAAATGTCATTGCATGATATGGAATCATTCAATCTATCTAAAGAGAACAAAGTTTATACTCATACAATACAATTTGGTGATAAAGTGCTTATTGATGGTGATCTTTTTCAAGCTAATGGTGAGATTAACGGTCTAACTTATAAAGTGTTTTACACTTTAAAAAATGAGCAAGAAAAAATGACATTATTAAAAGCGATGCCATTCATGAAGAATTGTAGAATTACATATAATAGAACGGACATTTTACCTAATACGAATGATTTGAAATTTAACTATAATGAGTATTTAATACAACATGAAATAGCTGGCGTATTGAAAGTGAAAGCATTCTCTATTGAGAGTTGTAAAAAAAGATCTCTAAACATAATTGAAGAGGCTCAATTATACAGAGAGGTTTTAATACAAAAGTTAAAGACATTAGACGTAAAGAACATTGACGATATCATTGCATTAACTTTAGGTGAAACGCGTTATTTATCACCTGAACGCATAGAACAATTAAAGAAGCTAGGAATTTATCATTTATATGCAGTGAGCGGTTCTCATGTAGCATTGGTTAACGTATTCTTGTTTCGATTACTATTGAGGATGAATGTGAAATATCATCATTCTGAGTTAATTATTTTTATATTATTACCGTTATATGCTATTTTGACAGGATTAAGCCCGAGTGTGTTAAGGGCTGTTGGAGTCGTAATGGTATATATGGTCATTAAAAGAGTTGTGAATATTGATTCACTGCAAATCCTCTCAATAACATTTATATTATTTGTACTTTTCAATCCTTATGTTATTTTTGACATAGGCTTCCAATTATCTTACATTATTTCCTCTTTTATTATTTTAAGTATTCCACTCATCAAAACATTTAGTATGACTCGTAAAACTTTTACGATTAATATGATTTCACAATTATCCTCTTTTATTATTTTGATTTTTCACTTCAATACTTTTCAATGGCTTGGATTTATAAGCAATTTCATTTTTATTCCACTTTTTGAATTAATCATATTTCCGTTAGTCATGTTATTTTTAATGCTATTTATTATTTTAGGCAAAGTCCCTATGTTGTTAAGTCATATTATCGAATTTGTATTCGGTAAAACACTTGAATTAATTGAAGCATTGAACAAAATACCTATTCATGATTTAGTAATATCGAATTTACATGCAATTTTTTACTTTTTAATTCTAGTGGCTATTATCGTTATCGTAGTATCAATTTTGAAGCTACAATATATAAAAGCCATTACTTTATTTTCTATATTAATGCTCATGTTATCAATTAAGCATAACCATGATGCCCTTATTTTGGAGTTTTTAGACATCGGACAAGGGGATGCTATGATTGCTTACCACCAAGATGTAAATAGTGTAGTTATGATCGATACAGGTGGAAAAGATCAGCACCATAAAGAAAAATGGCGAATTAGAAATAAAGAACTCAATTATACTGACTCAGTTCTAGTGCCAGATTTATATGAGAAAGGATATAATCAAATTGACTATTTAATCATTTCACATCCTCACGCTGACCATATGGGTGAATTGGTGAATTTAAGTAAAAAAGTGAAGATTAAAAATTTGATTATTAATAAGAAGACGTGGGATAGTCATGCACTAAAATTAATATTAAATGAAGTTGCTCATTCAAATACACATATTATTGATAGTACACATATTAAAAAATTCAAAATTGGAGCAACTGTATATCAGTTATATAATCAAGATAGTGAAAATCATGCAGATAAAAATGATACATCGATTGTTACGGAGATTAGAGCATATAATAAAAAGATATTAACTGCAGGAGATGCAACTGAAAGAATTGAAAACCATATTTTAAATGATTTAACATCGAACTACGATTTGTTGAAAGTAGGTCATCATGGTAGTTTAACAAGTACTAGTTATAACTTTATATATAAAGTGAAGCCTAAATTATGTGTAATCAGTTCTGGGCGTCATAATCGATATAAATTACCGCATCCTAAAATTGTTCAAAAGCTCGAGAATAATCAATGTAAAGTTTTTAATACTCAAGACTATGGTGTGATCAAAGTTACAATTGATAAAGAGGATATGAATATAACTAGCGGATTATCAGAATATAATAAAAAAGCTTACAAAAATCATTAG
- a CDS encoding YqzM family protein, with translation MNRFEGENTQGRNNDVKDSGFGFIIGFAFLAVIYIIAQVFSLLPN, from the coding sequence ATGAACAGATTTGAAGGTGAAAATACTCAAGGGCGTAACAATGATGTTAAAGACTCTGGATTTGGATTTATAATTGGTTTCGCTTTCTTAGCAGTAATATATATTATTGCTCAAGTATTTAGCTTACTTCCAAATTAA
- the holA gene encoding DNA polymerase III subunit delta, which yields MEDNIVLNYGAVNALIEKKSDEIINEYLNGERDEFNYVKYDLYEASISSAIEEALTLPFLSDKKVVHIKNAYLFTGEKVTNNINQNIDQLMGFLEQYDGETLVVFDVFNEKLDERKKLVKTVKKNARLNKIDQMTEQEIKQWIKSYLNEQYKDIKEDALVEFIELTGIQFNIIKAELDKLVLFIGDEAVINKQDVKDIVSRSLEQNVFLLTEYIQKGQKEKSINLLKDLINMKEEPIKLLALITSNYRLYYQCKILANKHYSEQQIAKTIGVHPYRVKLALRIVRKLSLERLLATIDICAETDFDLKSSYMDKVLILELFILKI from the coding sequence TTGGAAGATAATATTGTGTTGAATTATGGTGCAGTAAATGCACTAATAGAGAAAAAATCAGACGAAATCATTAATGAATATTTAAACGGGGAACGCGACGAGTTCAACTATGTTAAATATGATTTATATGAAGCATCCATTTCGAGCGCAATTGAAGAAGCTTTAACTTTACCATTCCTCTCAGACAAAAAAGTAGTACATATTAAGAATGCATACTTATTTACAGGAGAAAAAGTAACTAATAATATTAATCAAAATATTGATCAATTAATGGGTTTTTTAGAACAATACGATGGTGAAACATTAGTAGTCTTTGATGTATTCAATGAAAAGCTAGATGAACGGAAAAAGTTAGTCAAAACTGTTAAGAAAAATGCGAGATTAAATAAAATTGACCAGATGACAGAGCAAGAAATTAAACAGTGGATTAAATCATATTTAAATGAGCAGTATAAGGATATTAAAGAAGATGCTTTAGTAGAATTTATAGAACTTACAGGCATTCAGTTCAATATTATAAAAGCTGAACTAGATAAATTAGTTTTATTTATTGGTGATGAAGCTGTTATAAACAAACAAGATGTGAAAGATATTGTAAGTCGTTCACTAGAACAGAATGTATTTTTACTTACAGAATATATTCAAAAGGGTCAAAAAGAGAAATCTATCAATTTGTTGAAAGATTTAATCAATATGAAAGAGGAGCCTATTAAACTATTAGCATTGATAACGAGTAACTATCGACTATATTATCAATGTAAAATATTAGCGAACAAGCATTATAGTGAACAACAAATAGCTAAAACGATAGGTGTTCATCCGTATAGGGTTAAACTTGCACTTAGAATCGTTAGGAAATTATCTTTAGAAAGATTGCTTGCAACAATCGATATATGTGCAGAGACAGATTTTGATTTAAAATCATCATATATGGATAAAGTGCTTATATTAGAACTATTCATTCTAAAAATTTAA
- the rpsT gene encoding 30S ribosomal protein S20 — translation MPNIKSAIKRVSVTEKKDAANISQKNDMRSAVKAARTAIENNADNKGELVSLAIKKVDKASKNNLIHSNKADRIKSSLMSKAN, via the coding sequence ATGCCAAACATTAAATCTGCAATTAAACGTGTTTCTGTTACTGAAAAGAAAGACGCTGCAAATATTTCACAAAAAAATGATATGCGTTCTGCTGTTAAAGCTGCAAGAACTGCTATCGAAAACAATGCTGATAACAAAGGTGAATTAGTTTCATTAGCTATTAAAAAAGTTGATAAAGCTTCTAAAAACAATCTAATTCATTCAAATAAAGCTGATAGAATTAAATCAAGCTTAATGTCAAAAGCTAACTAA